AAAGCGTCATGATATTCTTAACGGGCTCAGACGCGCTGCGGCCCTTCGCCACCACCTTCTCCCTGAGGTCCTTATCGGTCACAATCCCGACAGGAAGGTTCCTCTTGTCAAGAATGATTACCGAACTGGTCTTATTGCTTGCCATGACTTGTGCTGCCTCCTGTATCGTTGCAGCTTCTCCGATAGTAACAACAGCTGTTGCTATACTGCCCACCGGAGTCGTGAACAAGAACCGGTCGCTGCCTCCGTTGATCATGCTCTTTTTCTGCATTTCGCTGTAGGTCCTGTCCACGTATCGTGAGAGGTACGACATAAAATACTCGGAAAAGGCGGGCTTCGATTCGATGAGTTTCAAGACCTTGTCCTTCTGCAGGGTGTAACAGATGGTATCATCAATGGCGACGACCGTCGTCCTCTGCCGGTCATCGCCGATTATCGAGAGGAACCCGAAGTTGTCCCCTTCCCCGCGGTAATCCATTACCACATCTTCCCCGTTCTCGGACTTCATGAGAATCTTGACTCCCCCCTTTTTGATAATCCTCAGTGAGTCGCTCCGGGGACCATCCTGACGCAAAATAACCGTCTCCTTTGGATAAAACTCCATCGATAAACCGGCCGCAACAGACTTTAGGGTAGGCTCATCAAGGAATTGAAACGGGGGCTCTTTTTTTAAGAAACTTATGATGTCTTCCTGAATCATCTTTCGTTGTTCTCTGCGAGTAGAGCGGGCCGGTCGTTAGACCTTCGCTCTAAAAGCGAACTGACAGGTCCGTCAACCTCGACAATGAGTAAGGAGTTGATGCGTACGTGCTCATGTTCTTCGTTGGAGCTTGCCCGCCGACCCCCGGTGGGTCTGCCGAAGGGGCAAATCTCCAAATAAATATTATTGCCGATAAACGGAATGCCATGGATGCGACCTTCCTCACAAATGCTCCGCCTTAACGGGAAAAAAGCAAAAGATCCCCCGCCTTAATGACACGGCCTTCTGTTGTGAGAATTGCACGCTCAATAACGTTCCGGAGCTCCCTGACATTGCCCGGCCAGGGATATCTCTGAAGAACTTCCAAAGCCTCACCGTCTATGTCTCTTACGGTCTTCCCTAATTCACACGAGTATCTCTCGATAAAATGACAGACGAAAGGCCTTATGTCATCCCGTCGTTCCCGGAGAGGAGGAATCTTTATCGAGACTGCGCCTATCTTCCCAAGGAGGTCGGCTCTGAACTTTCGTTCCGAAACCGCTGACTCAATGTCTCCGTTTGTAGCGAAGATGAACTGAATATCAATTTTGAAAGCCTCCTTTCCGCCTACCGGTGTTATCTCCCGATCTTCCAGGACCCGAACGAGTTTCGATTGGAGTCCGGCATCAATGTCGAGCGCTTCTCTGAAGAAGACAGTTCCTCCGTTTGCCTCTTCGAAAAGTCCCTTCCTGGAAGTCGTAGCATCCGGGAAGGCGCCCTTTACGTGCCCGAAAAGCCTCGATATCACATTTATGTATTCTTCGAGAAGGACATTACGGTCTATGGAGATAAACGGTTTGTCTGCCCTGCTGCTATTCCCATGTATCATCCTCGCGAGGAGTTCTTTCCCTGTGCCGATCTCCCCGAGCAGGAGTACCGTACCGCCACTTTTTGCAGCGCCTTTGACCTCGCCCAGTATCCTCTCTATCTCCGGACCTTCGCCGATTATCCTGTCGGGGTCATACTCCTTTTCCATGAGTTTCTTGAGGCGGACATTCTCCTCCAGAAGGGCCCCCTGCGTAAGGGCATTCCTCACGACCTGCTTTACCTCTTCATGCATAACGGGTTTCACGATATAGTCGTAAGCCCCGCTCCTGAGGGCCTCGACAGCGGTCTCAAGAGAGGCATATGCCGTCATAATGACAACGGTCTGTCCGGGAAGCTTTTCCTTTATCTTCTTCAGCAGTTCAATTCCCGTGATCCCCGGGAGAATGATATCGGTAATGATGAGGTCATAAAATCTTTCATCAAATACTTGGATTGCGGATTCAGCGCTGCTGACGGTCTCGACAACGTATCCTTCCCTCGAGAGCACTCTTTTCAGCGATTCACAGAGGGTCTCCTCATCTTCGACGATGAGTATCCGCTCATTCATGATTTTCGACGGGTAGATTTATCACAAATGTTGCCCCCTCCCCTCTGTTGCTTTTCACCCGTATGGTCCCGTTATGGTCTTTGATTATACCATAACATATGCTCAAGCCTAACCCTGTCCCTCTGCCCGGACCCTTCGTTGTGAAAAACGGATCGAAGATCCTACCGAGGGCATTTTCCTCGATTCCTGCGCCGGAGTCGCTGAAAACGACCTCGACGGACCCGTCTCTTTCCTTCATCGAAATGCCTAATTTCCCGCCTTCGGGCATCGCGTCGAGGGCATTGATGAGAAGGTTGAGAAAGACCTGCTGTATCTGATCGGGGTTCACATTCAGCGGGGGAATAGCATCGATGTCCGTCGCAAGCTGGATATTCTTGAACCG
The window above is part of the Thermodesulfovibrionales bacterium genome. Proteins encoded here:
- a CDS encoding sigma-54 dependent transcriptional regulator; protein product: MNERILIVEDEETLCESLKRVLSREGYVVETVSSAESAIQVFDERFYDLIITDIILPGITGIELLKKIKEKLPGQTVVIMTAYASLETAVEALRSGAYDYIVKPVMHEEVKQVVRNALTQGALLEENVRLKKLMEKEYDPDRIIGEGPEIERILGEVKGAAKSGGTVLLLGEIGTGKELLARMIHGNSSRADKPFISIDRNVLLEEYINVISRLFGHVKGAFPDATTSRKGLFEEANGGTVFFREALDIDAGLQSKLVRVLEDREITPVGGKEAFKIDIQFIFATNGDIESAVSERKFRADLLGKIGAVSIKIPPLRERRDDIRPFVCHFIERYSCELGKTVRDIDGEALEVLQRYPWPGNVRELRNVIERAILTTEGRVIKAGDLLLFSR